The Rhinopithecus roxellana isolate Shanxi Qingling chromosome 13, ASM756505v1, whole genome shotgun sequence genome contains a region encoding:
- the RNF215 gene encoding RING finger protein 215 isoform X2 produces the protein MGPAARPALRSPPPPPPPSPSPLLLLLPLLPLWLGLAGPGAAADGSEPAAGAGRGGARAVRVDVRLPRQDALVLEGVRIGSEADPAPLLGGRLLLMDIVDAEQEAPVEGWIAVAYVGKEQAAQFHQENKGSGPQAYPKALVQQMRRALFLGASALLLLILNHNVVRELDISQLLLRPVIVLHYSSNVTKLLDALLQRTQATAEITSGESLSANIEWKLTLWTTCGLSKDGYGGWQDLVCLGGSRAQEQPLQQLWNAILLVAMLLCTGLVVQAQRQASRQSQRELGGQVDLFKRRVVRRLASLKTRRCRLSRAAQGLPEPGVETCAVCLDYFCNKQWLRVLPCKHEFHRDCVDPWLMLQQTCPLCKFNVLGEHQGQGPLAYSACSSPDASLPVLLPLPCRELLL, from the exons ATGGGCCCCGCCGCTCGCCCCGCGCTGAgatcgccgccgccgccgcctccgccgTCCCCGtcgccgctgctgctgctgctgcccctgctgCCGCTGTGGCTGGGCCTGGCGGGTCCCGGAGCCGCGGCGGACGGCAGCGAGCCGGcggccggggcggggcggggcggagcCCGCGCCGTGCGGGTGGACGTGAGACTGCCGCGCCAGGACGCTCTGGTCCTGGAGGGCGTCAGGATCGGCTCCGAAGCCGACCCGGCGCCCCTGCTGGGCGGTCGCCTGCTGCTG ATGGACATCGTCGATGCCGAGCAGGAGGCGCCGGTGgaaggctggattgcagtggcatacGTGGGCAAGGAGCAGGCGGCCCAGTTCCACCAGGAGAATAAGGGCAGTGGCCCGCAGGCCTATCCCAAGGCCCTGGTCCAGCAG ATGCGGCGGGCCCTCTTCCTGGGAGCCTCTGCCCTGCTTCTCCTCATCCTGAACCACAACGTGGTCCGAGAG CTGGACATATCCCAGCTTCTGCTTAGGCCAGTGATCGTCCTCCATTATTCCTCCAATGTCACCAAGCTGTTGGATGCACTGCTGCA GAGGACCCAGGCCACGGCTGAGATCACCAGCGGAGAGTCACTGTCTGCCAATATTGAGTGGAAGCTGACCTTATGGACCACCTGTGGCCTCTCCAAGGATGGCTATGGAGGATGGCAGGACTTGGTCTGCCTGGGAGGCAGTCGTGCCCAGGAGCAG CCCCTGCAACAGCTGTGGAATGCCATCCTACTGGTGGCCATGCTCCTGTGCACAGGCCTCGTGGTCCAGGCCCAGCGGCAGGCGTCGCGGCAGAGCCAGCGGGAGCTCGGAGGCCAG GTGGACCTGTTTAAGCGCCGCGTGGTGCGGAGACTGGCATCCCTCAAGACACGGCGCTGCCGGCTGAGCAGGGCGGCACAGGGCCTCCCGGAGCCGGGTGTTGAGACCTGTGCTGTGTGCCTGGACTACTTCTGCAACAAGCAG TGGCTCCGGGTGCTGCCCTGTAAGCACGAGTTTCACCGAGACTGTGTGGACCCCTGGCTGATGCTCCAGCAGACCTGCCCACTGTGCAAATTCAACGTCCTGGGTGAGCACCAGGGGCAGGGGCCCTTGGCCTACTCCGCCTGCTCCTCACCTGATGCCTCCCTCCctgttcttcttcctctcccttgcAGGGAACTGCTACTCTGA
- the RNF215 gene encoding RING finger protein 215 isoform X1 encodes MGPAARPALRSPPPPPPPSPSPLLLLLPLLPLWLGLAGPGAAADGSEPAAGAGRGGARAVRVDVRLPRQDALVLEGVRIGSEADPAPLLGGRLLLMDIVDAEQEAPVEGWIAVAYVGKEQAAQFHQENKGSGPQAYPKALVQQMRRALFLGASALLLLILNHNVVRELDISQLLLRPVIVLHYSSNVTKLLDALLQRTQATAEITSGESLSANIEWKLTLWTTCGLSKDGYGGWQDLVCLGGSRAQEQKPLQQLWNAILLVAMLLCTGLVVQAQRQASRQSQRELGGQVDLFKRRVVRRLASLKTRRCRLSRAAQGLPEPGVETCAVCLDYFCNKQWLRVLPCKHEFHRDCVDPWLMLQQTCPLCKFNVLGEHQGQGPLAYSACSSPDASLPVLLPLPCRELLL; translated from the exons ATGGGCCCCGCCGCTCGCCCCGCGCTGAgatcgccgccgccgccgcctccgccgTCCCCGtcgccgctgctgctgctgctgcccctgctgCCGCTGTGGCTGGGCCTGGCGGGTCCCGGAGCCGCGGCGGACGGCAGCGAGCCGGcggccggggcggggcggggcggagcCCGCGCCGTGCGGGTGGACGTGAGACTGCCGCGCCAGGACGCTCTGGTCCTGGAGGGCGTCAGGATCGGCTCCGAAGCCGACCCGGCGCCCCTGCTGGGCGGTCGCCTGCTGCTG ATGGACATCGTCGATGCCGAGCAGGAGGCGCCGGTGgaaggctggattgcagtggcatacGTGGGCAAGGAGCAGGCGGCCCAGTTCCACCAGGAGAATAAGGGCAGTGGCCCGCAGGCCTATCCCAAGGCCCTGGTCCAGCAG ATGCGGCGGGCCCTCTTCCTGGGAGCCTCTGCCCTGCTTCTCCTCATCCTGAACCACAACGTGGTCCGAGAG CTGGACATATCCCAGCTTCTGCTTAGGCCAGTGATCGTCCTCCATTATTCCTCCAATGTCACCAAGCTGTTGGATGCACTGCTGCA GAGGACCCAGGCCACGGCTGAGATCACCAGCGGAGAGTCACTGTCTGCCAATATTGAGTGGAAGCTGACCTTATGGACCACCTGTGGCCTCTCCAAGGATGGCTATGGAGGATGGCAGGACTTGGTCTGCCTGGGAGGCAGTCGTGCCCAGGAGCAG AAGCCCCTGCAACAGCTGTGGAATGCCATCCTACTGGTGGCCATGCTCCTGTGCACAGGCCTCGTGGTCCAGGCCCAGCGGCAGGCGTCGCGGCAGAGCCAGCGGGAGCTCGGAGGCCAG GTGGACCTGTTTAAGCGCCGCGTGGTGCGGAGACTGGCATCCCTCAAGACACGGCGCTGCCGGCTGAGCAGGGCGGCACAGGGCCTCCCGGAGCCGGGTGTTGAGACCTGTGCTGTGTGCCTGGACTACTTCTGCAACAAGCAG TGGCTCCGGGTGCTGCCCTGTAAGCACGAGTTTCACCGAGACTGTGTGGACCCCTGGCTGATGCTCCAGCAGACCTGCCCACTGTGCAAATTCAACGTCCTGGGTGAGCACCAGGGGCAGGGGCCCTTGGCCTACTCCGCCTGCTCCTCACCTGATGCCTCCCTCCctgttcttcttcctctcccttgcAGGGAACTGCTACTCTGA
- the RNF215 gene encoding RING finger protein 215 isoform X3: MGPAARPALRSPPPPPPPSPSPLLLLLPLLPLWLGLAGPGAAADGSEPAAGAGRGGARAVRVDVRLPRQDALVLEGVRIGSEADPAPLLGGRLLLMDIVDAEQEAPVEGWIAVAYVGKEQAAQFHQENKGSGPQAYPKALVQQMRRALFLGASALLLLILNHNVVRELDISQLLLRPVIVLHYSSNVTKLLDALLQRTQATAEITSGESLSANIEWKLTLWTTCGLSKDGYGGWQDLVCLGGSRAQEQKPLQQLWNAILLVAMLLCTGLVVQAQRQASRQSQRELGGQVDLFKRRVVRRLASLKTRRCRLSRAAQGLPEPGVETCAVCLDYFCNKQWLRVLPCKHEFHRDCVDPWLMLQQTCPLCKFNVLGNCYSDD; this comes from the exons ATGGGCCCCGCCGCTCGCCCCGCGCTGAgatcgccgccgccgccgcctccgccgTCCCCGtcgccgctgctgctgctgctgcccctgctgCCGCTGTGGCTGGGCCTGGCGGGTCCCGGAGCCGCGGCGGACGGCAGCGAGCCGGcggccggggcggggcggggcggagcCCGCGCCGTGCGGGTGGACGTGAGACTGCCGCGCCAGGACGCTCTGGTCCTGGAGGGCGTCAGGATCGGCTCCGAAGCCGACCCGGCGCCCCTGCTGGGCGGTCGCCTGCTGCTG ATGGACATCGTCGATGCCGAGCAGGAGGCGCCGGTGgaaggctggattgcagtggcatacGTGGGCAAGGAGCAGGCGGCCCAGTTCCACCAGGAGAATAAGGGCAGTGGCCCGCAGGCCTATCCCAAGGCCCTGGTCCAGCAG ATGCGGCGGGCCCTCTTCCTGGGAGCCTCTGCCCTGCTTCTCCTCATCCTGAACCACAACGTGGTCCGAGAG CTGGACATATCCCAGCTTCTGCTTAGGCCAGTGATCGTCCTCCATTATTCCTCCAATGTCACCAAGCTGTTGGATGCACTGCTGCA GAGGACCCAGGCCACGGCTGAGATCACCAGCGGAGAGTCACTGTCTGCCAATATTGAGTGGAAGCTGACCTTATGGACCACCTGTGGCCTCTCCAAGGATGGCTATGGAGGATGGCAGGACTTGGTCTGCCTGGGAGGCAGTCGTGCCCAGGAGCAG AAGCCCCTGCAACAGCTGTGGAATGCCATCCTACTGGTGGCCATGCTCCTGTGCACAGGCCTCGTGGTCCAGGCCCAGCGGCAGGCGTCGCGGCAGAGCCAGCGGGAGCTCGGAGGCCAG GTGGACCTGTTTAAGCGCCGCGTGGTGCGGAGACTGGCATCCCTCAAGACACGGCGCTGCCGGCTGAGCAGGGCGGCACAGGGCCTCCCGGAGCCGGGTGTTGAGACCTGTGCTGTGTGCCTGGACTACTTCTGCAACAAGCAG TGGCTCCGGGTGCTGCCCTGTAAGCACGAGTTTCACCGAGACTGTGTGGACCCCTGGCTGATGCTCCAGCAGACCTGCCCACTGTGCAAATTCAACGTCCTGG GGAACTGCTACTCTGATGATTAG